From Salinirubellus salinus, the proteins below share one genomic window:
- a CDS encoding DUF7473 family protein gives MLQSASAFVVPLQTDVTGGGLLALVVTFLLTTLFYAVTLHLAATFFIGDVPSQRAVYAAVPPAIVSILLQQYGQTDAGIGLDPSLLVGLVVVATLLADLIAISFVYRLKFRSAAPLVLLHFGIAAVLGIAIGNILGVL, from the coding sequence ATGCTCCAGTCGGCGTCCGCCTTCGTGGTCCCGCTCCAGACGGACGTGACGGGCGGTGGACTGCTCGCGCTCGTCGTCACCTTCCTGCTGACGACGCTGTTCTACGCCGTCACGCTCCACCTCGCGGCCACGTTCTTCATCGGCGACGTACCCTCCCAGCGAGCCGTCTACGCTGCCGTCCCCCCGGCCATCGTCTCCATCCTCCTCCAGCAGTACGGGCAGACCGACGCCGGAATCGGGCTCGACCCCTCGTTGCTCGTGGGGCTGGTCGTCGTCGCCACGTTGCTCGCGGACCTCATCGCCATCAGTTTCGTCTACCGGCTGAAGTTCCGCTCGGCCGCGCCGCTGGTGCTGTTGCACTTCGGCATCGCGGCGGTACTGGGTATCGCCATCGGGAACATCCTCGGGGTGCTGTGA
- the hisG gene encoding ATP phosphoribosyltransferase gives MRIAVPNKGRLHDPAMRLLERAGLHVVDGADRKLYADTVDPDVTVLFARAADIPEYVADGAAACGITGLDQVRESGTDLESMLDLGFGQCRLVLAAPEESDIETVADLDGGTVATEFPRITRQFLADEGVEADIAEVSGATELTPHVDIADAIVDITSTGTTLRMNRLEIVAEVLQSSVHLFAREETAGDPKVQQVATALGSVVAADGKRYLMMNVPDGRLADVEEVIPGMGGPTVMDIDGQDAQAVHVVVDEREVFEVISELKRVGAEDILVTEIERLVE, from the coding sequence ATGCGAATCGCCGTCCCCAACAAGGGCCGCCTGCACGACCCAGCGATGCGGTTGCTCGAACGCGCCGGCCTGCACGTCGTCGACGGGGCCGACCGGAAGCTCTACGCCGACACCGTCGACCCGGACGTGACGGTGCTGTTCGCCCGCGCCGCGGACATCCCGGAGTACGTGGCCGACGGTGCCGCGGCCTGCGGCATCACCGGGCTCGACCAGGTACGCGAGAGCGGGACGGACCTCGAGTCGATGCTGGACCTCGGCTTCGGCCAGTGCCGACTCGTCCTCGCCGCGCCGGAGGAGAGCGACATCGAGACGGTCGCGGACCTCGACGGCGGCACCGTCGCCACCGAGTTCCCGCGCATCACGCGCCAGTTCCTCGCGGACGAGGGCGTGGAGGCCGACATCGCCGAGGTCTCCGGCGCGACCGAACTCACCCCGCACGTCGACATCGCCGACGCCATCGTCGACATCACCTCGACCGGCACCACGCTGCGGATGAACCGGCTCGAGATCGTGGCCGAGGTGCTCCAGTCCTCGGTCCACCTGTTCGCCCGCGAGGAGACGGCCGGCGACCCGAAGGTCCAGCAGGTCGCCACCGCGCTCGGCAGCGTCGTCGCCGCGGACGGCAAGCGCTACCTGATGATGAACGTTCCCGACGGGCGCCTCGCGGACGTGGAGGAGGTCATCCCGGGGATGGGCGGCCCGACGGTGATGGACATCGACGGGCAGGACGCCCAGGCGGTCCACGTCGTCGTCGACGAACGCGAGGTGTTCGAGGTCATCTCGGAGCTGAAGCGGGTCGGGGCGGAGGACATCCTCGTGACGGAGATCGAGCGGCTGGTGGAGTGA
- a CDS encoding amidohydrolase, with translation MTTLELSGGHVLRPDLTVERADVLVDQSAGEVLEVGALAGTGDEMLDCSGSLVMPGLVNAHGHGAMTLLRGYADDKPLEAWLEEDIWPAEAELEAGDVGAGTRLAAVEMLRSGTTAFVDMYFQVDEVVDAVTEAGLRARVGHGVVTVGKDDEAARADFEESLAVAERHDGAADGRVRTAVMPHAPHTVGTEFFEAFVPRVHEAGIPLHFHLNETPAYLDPIEAEYGERPTVYADDLGLLGEDSWVAHGVHVDDSEIELLAETGTSVVHCPASNMKLASGMAPVQELLDAGVMVGLGTDGAASNNDLDLFDEMRDAAMVGKLAAEDASAVAAPDVVRMATEGSAAAAGLPVGRVEAGGVADFAVVDFEQPHLTPTHDFVSHLVYAARGSDVRHTICDGAVLVRDGTVTTLDEDAVRESASEHATALVDRAN, from the coding sequence ATGACCACGCTCGAACTCAGCGGCGGGCACGTCCTCCGCCCCGACCTCACGGTCGAGCGGGCGGACGTGCTCGTCGACCAGTCGGCCGGCGAGGTGCTCGAAGTGGGTGCCCTCGCGGGGACCGGCGACGAGATGCTCGACTGTTCCGGGTCGCTCGTGATGCCCGGCCTCGTCAACGCCCACGGACACGGCGCGATGACGCTCCTGCGTGGCTACGCGGACGACAAGCCACTCGAGGCGTGGCTGGAGGAGGACATCTGGCCCGCCGAGGCCGAGCTCGAGGCCGGCGACGTGGGCGCAGGGACCCGGCTCGCCGCCGTCGAGATGCTGCGAAGCGGGACGACCGCCTTCGTCGACATGTACTTCCAGGTCGACGAGGTGGTGGACGCGGTGACCGAGGCCGGCCTCCGCGCTCGGGTCGGTCACGGCGTCGTCACGGTCGGGAAGGACGACGAGGCGGCCCGCGCGGACTTCGAGGAGTCGCTCGCCGTGGCGGAGCGACACGACGGGGCGGCCGACGGCCGCGTCCGGACCGCGGTGATGCCCCACGCCCCGCACACGGTCGGGACGGAGTTCTTCGAGGCGTTCGTCCCCCGCGTCCACGAGGCGGGCATCCCCCTGCACTTCCACCTGAACGAGACGCCGGCGTACCTCGACCCCATCGAGGCCGAGTACGGCGAACGGCCGACCGTCTACGCCGACGACCTCGGACTGCTCGGCGAGGACAGCTGGGTCGCCCACGGCGTCCACGTCGACGACTCGGAGATCGAACTGCTCGCCGAGACGGGCACGAGCGTCGTCCACTGCCCCGCCTCGAACATGAAGCTCGCCAGCGGGATGGCTCCGGTACAGGAGCTGCTCGACGCCGGCGTCATGGTGGGGCTGGGCACCGACGGCGCCGCCTCGAACAACGACCTCGACCTGTTCGACGAGATGCGCGACGCCGCGATGGTTGGGAAACTCGCCGCCGAGGACGCGAGTGCGGTCGCCGCGCCGGACGTCGTGCGGATGGCGACCGAGGGCTCGGCCGCGGCCGCGGGCCTCCCCGTCGGCCGCGTCGAGGCGGGTGGCGTCGCCGACTTCGCCGTCGTCGACTTCGAGCAGCCACACCTCACCCCGACCCACGACTTCGTGAGCCACCTCGTGTACGCCGCCCGCGGCAGCGACGTGCGCCACACGATATGCGACGGCGCGGTGCTGGTCCGTGACGGGACGGTGACGACGCTGGACGAGGACGCGGTCCGGGAGTCGGCGAGCGAGCACGCGACCGCGCTGGTCGACCGCGCTAACTGA
- a CDS encoding type IV pilin N-terminal domain-containing protein: MRGSRGQSESLGVLFAVGITLVLSATVFLNFGSLGGSLTDTPPGARIDVEASGSTVTLTHESGEVIDTEELTLVFGQGEETNRVPLSSVTSGMFGAGDSLTVNHGFGDGDLSIRLIHEPTNGVIVNAERVIEDAFGVSLSVSESGGTYTFDPTVTGGTKGAPTVALSDATVDGFAGSQDKTGSVAFTDGGDGIRLDGNRWQDRAYDYYVTGDTVVAFEFRSDAAEGEIQGLSLEKDNSVSPARSLRAWGSQNWGTAVQDVNGQSYSPGDGWRTYRVQASQLGAFSAGSSDRIDRIVFVNDDDADANADTQIRNVRLYEDGEDYQYRWEVDDGSDFTLVSNEPTFSSPSLDNGDVVRLTVLDAAGQTTTATYTVS; encoded by the coding sequence ATGCGAGGGTCACGGGGACAGTCGGAGTCGCTGGGGGTGTTGTTCGCCGTGGGCATCACACTCGTGCTCTCGGCGACGGTGTTCCTGAACTTCGGGTCACTGGGTGGGTCGCTCACGGACACACCACCCGGTGCGCGGATCGACGTGGAGGCGTCCGGCAGTACGGTCACGCTCACCCACGAGAGCGGTGAAGTCATCGACACCGAGGAGCTGACCCTCGTGTTCGGGCAGGGCGAGGAGACGAACCGTGTCCCGCTGTCGTCGGTGACGAGCGGCATGTTCGGGGCGGGCGACAGCCTGACGGTGAATCACGGTTTTGGCGATGGAGACCTCTCCATCAGACTGATCCACGAGCCGACGAACGGCGTCATCGTCAACGCCGAGCGGGTCATCGAGGACGCGTTCGGCGTCTCGCTCTCGGTGAGCGAGAGCGGGGGCACGTACACGTTCGACCCGACCGTGACCGGAGGTACGAAGGGAGCGCCGACGGTGGCACTCTCGGACGCCACGGTCGACGGCTTCGCCGGATCGCAGGACAAGACCGGATCCGTGGCGTTCACCGACGGCGGCGACGGCATTCGCCTGGATGGAAACCGGTGGCAGGACCGTGCGTACGACTACTACGTCACCGGCGACACCGTCGTTGCCTTCGAGTTCCGCTCCGACGCCGCCGAGGGCGAGATACAGGGGCTCTCGCTCGAGAAGGATAACAGCGTGAGTCCGGCTCGGAGCCTCCGAGCCTGGGGCTCCCAGAACTGGGGGACGGCGGTCCAGGACGTGAACGGACAGTCGTATTCGCCGGGTGACGGCTGGCGGACGTATCGGGTTCAGGCCTCGCAGCTCGGTGCGTTCTCGGCCGGGAGTAGTGATCGGATCGACCGAATCGTCTTCGTCAACGACGACGATGCCGACGCGAACGCGGACACGCAGATACGGAACGTCAGACTCTACGAGGACGGCGAGGACTACCAGTACCGCTGGGAAGTCGACGACGGCAGCGACTTCACCTTGGTCTCGAACGAACCGACGTTCTCCTCGCCCTCGCTCGACAACGGTGACGTGGTTCGACTCACCGTCCTCGACGCCGCCGGACAGACCACGACTGCCACCTACACCGTCAGTTAG
- a CDS encoding adenosylhomocysteinase, with the protein MSYAPISEQLDDPETARESGRKKMDWAKEHMPILESLREGFVADQPFAGEVVGMAMHVEAKTAILAETLAEGGAEVAITGCNPLSTHDDVSAALDAHENVTSYARRGVDDEEYYEAIEAVIAHEPTITVDDGMDMVAAIHEDYPELIDTIVGGCEETTTGVHRLRAMDDDGELRYPVFAVNDTPMKRLFDNVHGTGESVLANLAMTTNLSFAGKTIVVAGYGDCGRGLAKKAAGQNAHVVVTEVEPRRALEAHMEGYEVLPMREAAAEADVIVTTTGNRDVVTEEHFEVMKDGVLLANAGHFDVEVNLDQLSDLATSVTDVRDGVREYQMADGRRLNVLAEGRLVNLAGPISLGHPVEVMDQSFGVQAVCVRELVEAGDEYEAGVHDVPDRLDIEVAEVKLEAEGVEIDDLSDAQAEYMGSWEHGT; encoded by the coding sequence ATGAGCTACGCACCCATCTCCGAACAGCTGGACGACCCGGAGACGGCCCGCGAGTCGGGCCGGAAGAAGATGGACTGGGCGAAAGAGCACATGCCCATCCTCGAGTCCCTGCGCGAGGGGTTCGTCGCGGACCAGCCGTTCGCCGGCGAGGTCGTCGGGATGGCGATGCACGTGGAGGCGAAGACGGCCATCCTCGCCGAGACGCTCGCGGAGGGTGGCGCGGAGGTCGCCATCACCGGCTGTAACCCACTGTCGACCCACGACGACGTGAGCGCCGCGCTCGACGCCCACGAGAACGTCACCTCCTACGCCCGCCGCGGGGTCGACGACGAGGAGTACTACGAGGCCATCGAGGCCGTCATCGCGCACGAACCGACCATCACCGTCGACGACGGGATGGACATGGTCGCGGCCATCCACGAGGACTACCCCGAACTGATCGACACCATCGTCGGCGGCTGCGAGGAGACGACCACTGGCGTCCACCGCCTCCGCGCGATGGACGACGACGGCGAACTCCGCTACCCCGTCTTCGCGGTGAACGACACCCCGATGAAGCGCCTGTTCGACAACGTCCACGGCACCGGCGAGTCGGTGCTCGCCAACCTCGCCATGACGACGAACCTCTCGTTCGCGGGCAAGACCATCGTCGTCGCCGGCTACGGCGACTGCGGCCGCGGCCTCGCGAAGAAGGCCGCCGGGCAGAACGCCCACGTCGTCGTGACCGAGGTCGAACCCCGCCGCGCGCTCGAGGCCCACATGGAGGGTTACGAGGTCCTCCCGATGCGCGAGGCCGCCGCCGAGGCCGACGTGATCGTCACGACGACCGGGAACCGCGACGTGGTCACGGAGGAGCACTTCGAGGTCATGAAGGACGGCGTCCTGCTGGCGAACGCGGGGCACTTCGACGTCGAGGTCAACCTCGACCAGCTGTCGGACCTCGCCACCAGCGTCACCGACGTGCGCGACGGCGTCCGGGAGTACCAGATGGCCGACGGCCGCCGCCTGAACGTGCTCGCGGAGGGCCGACTCGTCAATCTCGCCGGCCCCATCTCCCTCGGTCATCCGGTCGAGGTGATGGACCAGAGCTTCGGCGTGCAGGCCGTCTGTGTGCGCGAACTCGTGGAGGCGGGCGACGAGTACGAGGCCGGCGTCCACGACGTGCCCGACCGCCTCGACATCGAGGTCGCGGAAGTCAAACTCGAAGCCGAGGGCGTCGAGATCGACGACCTCAGCGACGCGCAGGCCGAGTACATGGGCTCGTGGGAGCACGGGACCTGA